Proteins encoded by one window of Venturia canescens isolate UGA chromosome 2, ASM1945775v1, whole genome shotgun sequence:
- the LOC122406502 gene encoding stress response protein nst1-like isoform X4, whose protein sequence is MIVNTGESRIPVPRAVRPSFLPKSRLVGSSKIGSHHQGHRRSNILSGCLTFTEHDDGGASTQRGKFPGGIFASSPSAKRKLTDTTFTLPHGVWGDKEHDVDDATFTIPSVWTVKENDAQDSPFLEHSEDKIFSSLHEPSQMNIIEDVTESCLLDLNLGPFNETTTPASSTPHYLMLNQKQNSFEHDESLGILTPDQMTDFTLGTLGCSRTPSCENITGGLIGSRLGSTRGSSSRPLETEVVLTSPENGEPTEGSSERTPSPEELPLDPKPIENSTRTVPSSFVTSVTSITSLEAGYQGDGENSRPASRGGDPPQNVPMPSNLPPPCRQDPMTDSDFFTESDADAHEEIVRGDRRAQVIDGTLFCAPGGRRCPSFTGEEMDSSGIYSDLEKRQDEMNVELIPSEDRTPDTVDTEVSQRSQPSPVKPDVILNFLQTPKRDLDGSGDSNLSNGIAETTVIEVVNETACPKSVNKQDPTALKKYKMPKRNVVSKIKAMIESGTKEENEKEQRRMVRSPRKNGRWDAVMSKIEAGKNEQRSRPMRKEVKSRVLQSLGPSSSSSSSATTASTRRLPGDANNNNNANNKDKRRTRTRQGLKSPNQETARSSVRSSMTDLSSGPSKDAPKRSPTTGNQPRRVANGRTSTNNQQQARINNCDPKKSCPEVSTLNLDKSPTPVRKTVSTGRTGPVNSLNAKLHNTNATTTTKGMQKKGRTICVLYDRTAKENNVNANNIIRNAPVHETRHQSAQTDNSYETVREKRIEDTIQGLSITVQYLAHELDGFAAPRLRKYCESMKSEWLTARTEVEDLRTSQVNLEERLIAEREDHRRALEELRAELEASHAERVGNLESALHEEKTNFTKRLESALAALTAEHEATIAQLKRDHEIEIIRRETKSQEECVDQESPIDWNDDLEAEKHEEEEEEEEEEEEEEEEDEEEEREAEEEDAHDEDEDSFEKLNLREQLHQVKTALNIKNLENTKLQTENEELRDRLEEKKILREKIESLQWQVRNTVTESRKEHMTEMAKLRAEYEAVIEKRENESDRKSFVHDQGAALRAEVWSLRSVLELRSQENATLRTENDSLRREVEGKEALEQRVECLEARCEDLKAQLDSKEAYERQISHENEILLGSFHEVSMHNKHLSQRNEELQWRLRQKNEVVNVLANQLATPPQRLSRSLGPEHMDNSLDRNPIEQTLNGDEEQPMASSMVKFMVQKGDSVSWTLEIDESSDSLTGAPTPTGPTVSRQNSLRSASRKNVDLRTRSKSVSMSESSRDQVWSPGYNSTPVSRRRPRSDPAQTASEVVVATNVNVDTSSGPRPQEAGGEAMISEETSATSSEDESSTSSDIPRLTMDFPWSKDNQ, encoded by the exons AACACTGGTGAGAGCAGAATCCCAGTGCCGAGAGCAGTGAGGCCGTCGTTCCTCCCGAAATCGAGACTCGTCGGCTCTTCGAAGATCGGCTCACATCATCAAGGCCATCGAAGATCGAATATTTTGTCCGGTTGCTTGACATTCACGGAACATGACGACGGCGGAGCTTCAACGCAAAGAGGAAAGTTCCCAGGTGGAATTTTTGCGTCGTCACCGTCCGCTAAAC GTAAACTAACGGATACAACTTTCACGCTACCTCACGGAGTGTGGGGCGATAAAGAGCACGATGTCGATGACGCGACGTTCACGATACCATCGGTTTGGACAGTGAAGGAAAATGATGCTCAGGACTCGCCGTTCCTCGAGCATAGCGAGGACAAGATTTTCAG tAGTTTGCACGAGCCGAGTCAGATGAACATAATTGAGGACGTGACTGAAAGTTGTCTGCTCGATTTGAATCTGGGTCCGTTCAACGAGACAACGACGCCAGCATCATCGACGCCCCATTATTTGATGTTGAATcagaaacaaaattcattcgagCACGACGAGAGTCTCGGTATATTGACGCCCGATCAGATGACGGACTTTACGTTGGGAACGTTGGGTTGCTCGAGGACACCGTCCTGCGAGAATATAACGGGGGGTTTGATCGGTTCCCGTTTGGGTTCGACTCGTGGATCGTCTTCGAGGCCATTGGAAACGGAAGTCGTGCTGACGTCACCGGAGAACGGTGAGCCGACCGAGGGCTCGAGCGAGAGGACGCCTTCGCCAGAGGAATTGCCACTCGACCCAAAACccattgaaaattcgacgaGGACAGTGCCCTCGAGTTTCGTCACGTCGGTCACGAGCATAACCAGTCTCGAAGCTGGTTATCAAGGTGACGGCGAGAATTCGCGACCGGCGAGTCGCGGCGGTGACCCACCACAAAACGTTCCAATGCCATCGAACCTGCCACCACCCTGTCGTCAAGATCCGATGACGGATTCCGATTTTTTTACCGAGAGCGACGCCGACGCTCATGAAGAAATTGTTCGCGGCGACCGCCGCGCTCAGGTCATCGATGGCACCCTCTTTTGCGCCCCCGGTGGACGGAGATGTCCCAGCTTCACTGGCGAAGAAATGGACTCTAGTGGCATTTACTCCGATCTCGAAAAACGTCAAGACGAAATGAACGTCGAACTTATCCCTAGCGAAGATCGAACACCCGATACTGTCGATACCGAAGTTTCACAGAGAAGCCAACCTTCGCCTGTCAAACCTGATGTTATTTTGAACTTTTTGCAG ACTCCAAAGCGAGATCTCGATGGATCCGGCGATTCGAACCTATCCAACGGGATAGCTGAGACGACCGTAATAGAGGTCGTGAACGAGACGGCGTGTCCAAAATCGGTGAACAAACAAGATCCAACGGccctaaaaaaatacaaaatgccCAAGAGAAACGTCGTTTCGAAGATCAAGGCGATGATCGAATCAGGAACGAAGGAGGAGAACGAGAAGGAGCAAAGAAGAATGGTCAGATCGCCGAGGAAGAATGGACGGTGGGACGCTGTTATGAGCAAAATCGAAGCTGGGAAAAATGAGCAACGGTCCAGACCCATGAGGAAAGAGGTCAAGTCTCGTGTTTTACAGAGTTTAGGACCATCGTCGTCCTCTTCCTCTTCGGCAACGACAGCATCGACGAGACGTTTACCCGGCGATgctaataacaataataatgccAATAACAAGGACAAGAG GAGAACGAGGACACGACAAGGACTGAAATCACCCAATCAGGAAACTGCACGAAGTTCCGTTCGGAGTTCCATGACTGATCTCAGCAGTGGTCCAAGCAAAGATGCCCCAA AGAGATCGCCGACAACAGGAAACCAGCCGAGACGAGTCGCCAACGGTCGTACGAGCACGAATAATCAGCAGCAAGCGCGCATCAATAATTGCGATCCGAAGAAGAGTTGTCCCGAAGTGTCGACTCTCAACCTTg ACAAGAGTCCGACACCGGTGAGGAAAACGGTATCGACAGGCCGAACCGGACCGGTCAATAGTCTCAATGCGAAGCTCCACAACACGAATGCAACGACAACGACCAAAGGTATGCAGAAGAAAGGCAGAACGATTTGTGTCCTCTATG ATCGCACAGCCAAGGAGAACAACGTCAATGCTAACAACATCATTAGAAATGCTCCCGTTCACGAAACTCGTCATCAATCTGCTCAAACCGATAACAGCTACGAGACCGTACGGGAAAAGAGAATTGAGGATACTATACAGGGACTCTCGATCACTGTCCAGTATCTTGCTCATGAG CTGGATGGATTTGCGGCGCCGAGACTGAGAAAATATTGCGAAAGCATGAAGAGCGAGTGGCTAACGGCACGTACCGAAGTCGAGGATTTGCGGACGAGCCAGGTGAATCTTGAAGAGCGGCTTATAGCCGAGAGAGAGGATCATCGACGAGCCCTTGAGGAACTTCGAGCAGAGC TTGAAGCGAGCCACGCCGAGCGCGTTGGTAATTTAGAAAGCGCTCTACACGAGGAAAAGACGAATTTTACGAAGCGTCTGGAATCGGCGCTCGCAGCGTTAACAGCAGAGCACGAGGCAACGATCGCACAATTGAAAAGGgatcacgaaattgaaataattcgaCGAGAGACCAAATCCCAGGAGGAATGTGTCGATCAGGAGAGCCCTATCGATTGGAACGACGATTTAGAAGCGGAGAAacacgaagaagaagaagaagaggaggaggaggaggaggaggaggaggaggaggatgaggaggaagagagagaagcgGAGGAAGAAGATGCGCACGATGAGGACGAagattcgtttgaaaaattgaacttaCGGGAACAATTACATCAAGTAAAGACTGCcctgaatataaaaaatcttgaaaatacgaaactgcAAACAGAGAACGAAGAGCTGAGAGATCggttggaagagaaaaagattcTTCGAGAGAAAATCGAGAGCCTTCAGTGGCAGGTGCGAAACACGGTGACAGAATCGCGTAAAGAGCACATGACGGAAATGGCGAAATTGAGAGCGGAATACGAGGCGGTTattgagaagagagaaaacgagagcgACCGAAAATCTTTCGTACATGATCAAGGAGCCGCCCTGAGGGCAGAGGTTTGGTCGTTGAGATCGGTCCTCGAGCTGAGGAGCCAAGAGAACGCGACGTTGAGGACGGAGAACGACAGTCTGAGGCGCGAAGTCGAGGGCAAAGAGGCACTCGAGCAAAGAGTCGAGTGTCTCGAAGCACGGTGTGAAGATTTAAAAGCACAGCTCGACAGCAAAGAAGCTTACGAGCGACAGATATcccacgaaaatgaaattctgctTGGATCGTTCCACGAAGTTTCGATGCACAATAAACATTTGTCCCAGAGAAACGAGGAATTGCAATGGCGCCtgaggcaaaaaaacgaagtgGTCAATGTTTTGGCCAATCAGTTGGCGACGCCACCACAAAGACTGTCAAGATCCTTGGGGCCTGAACACATGGACAATTCCTTGGACCGTAATCCGATCGAACAAACATTGAACGGTGACGAGGAACAACCCATGGCCAGTTCGATGGTTAAATTTATGGTTCAAAAGGGGGATTCGGTCTCGTGGACTCTGGAAATCGACGAATCATCTGACAGCTTGACCGGCGCGCCGACGCCAACCGGACCAACTGTTTCTCGACAAAATTCGTTGAGATCAGCGTCCAGGAAAAACGTCGATTTACGCACCAGGTCGAAGAGCGTCTCCATGTCCGAAAGCTCTCGTGATCAAGTCTGGAGCCCTGGCTATAACTCAACGCCAGTCTCGAGACGACGACCTCGCAGTGACCCAGCACAAACTGCCAGCGAAGTTGTCGTCGCTACCAACGTCAATGTTGATACCAGCTCTGGGCCAAGACCCCAAGAAGCCGGAGGTGAAGCCATGATTTCCGAGGAAACTTCGGCCACCAGCAGCGAAGATGAATCATCCACGAGCAGCGATATTCCTCGTTTGACTATGGACTTTCCATGGAGCAAGGATAATCAGTAA
- the LOC122406502 gene encoding stress response protein nst1-like isoform X5 — MNTGESRIPVPRAVRPSFLPKSRLVGSSKIGSHHQGHRRSNILSGCLTFTEHDDGGASTQRGKFPGGIFASSPSAKRKLTDTTFTLPHGVWGDKEHDVDDATFTIPSVWTVKENDAQDSPFLEHSEDKIFSSLHEPSQMNIIEDVTESCLLDLNLGPFNETTTPASSTPHYLMLNQKQNSFEHDESLGILTPDQMTDFTLGTLGCSRTPSCENITGGLIGSRLGSTRGSSSRPLETEVVLTSPENGEPTEGSSERTPSPEELPLDPKPIENSTRTVPSSFVTSVTSITSLEAGYQGDGENSRPASRGGDPPQNVPMPSNLPPPCRQDPMTDSDFFTESDADAHEEIVRGDRRAQVIDGTLFCAPGGRRCPSFTGEEMDSSGIYSDLEKRQDEMNVELIPSEDRTPDTVDTEVSQRSQPSPVKPDVILNFLQTPKRDLDGSGDSNLSNGIAETTVIEVVNETACPKSVNKQDPTALKKYKMPKRNVVSKIKAMIESGTKEENEKEQRRMVRSPRKNGRWDAVMSKIEAGKNEQRSRPMRKEVKSRVLQSLGPSSSSSSSATTASTRRLPGDANNNNNANNKDKRRTRTRQGLKSPNQETARSSVRSSMTDLSSGPSKDAPKRSPTTGNQPRRVANGRTSTNNQQQARINNCDPKKSCPEVSTLNLDKSPTPVRKTVSTGRTGPVNSLNAKLHNTNATTTTKGMQKKGRTICVLYDRTAKENNVNANNIIRNAPVHETRHQSAQTDNSYETVREKRIEDTIQGLSITVQYLAHELDGFAAPRLRKYCESMKSEWLTARTEVEDLRTSQVNLEERLIAEREDHRRALEELRAELEASHAERVGNLESALHEEKTNFTKRLESALAALTAEHEATIAQLKRDHEIEIIRRETKSQEECVDQESPIDWNDDLEAEKHEEEEEEEEEEEEEEEEDEEEEREAEEEDAHDEDEDSFEKLNLREQLHQVKTALNIKNLENTKLQTENEELRDRLEEKKILREKIESLQWQVRNTVTESRKEHMTEMAKLRAEYEAVIEKRENESDRKSFVHDQGAALRAEVWSLRSVLELRSQENATLRTENDSLRREVEGKEALEQRVECLEARCEDLKAQLDSKEAYERQISHENEILLGSFHEVSMHNKHLSQRNEELQWRLRQKNEVVNVLANQLATPPQRLSRSLGPEHMDNSLDRNPIEQTLNGDEEQPMASSMVKFMVQKGDSVSWTLEIDESSDSLTGAPTPTGPTVSRQNSLRSASRKNVDLRTRSKSVSMSESSRDQVWSPGYNSTPVSRRRPRSDPAQTASEVVVATNVNVDTSSGPRPQEAGGEAMISEETSATSSEDESSTSSDIPRLTMDFPWSKDNQ, encoded by the exons AACACTGGTGAGAGCAGAATCCCAGTGCCGAGAGCAGTGAGGCCGTCGTTCCTCCCGAAATCGAGACTCGTCGGCTCTTCGAAGATCGGCTCACATCATCAAGGCCATCGAAGATCGAATATTTTGTCCGGTTGCTTGACATTCACGGAACATGACGACGGCGGAGCTTCAACGCAAAGAGGAAAGTTCCCAGGTGGAATTTTTGCGTCGTCACCGTCCGCTAAAC GTAAACTAACGGATACAACTTTCACGCTACCTCACGGAGTGTGGGGCGATAAAGAGCACGATGTCGATGACGCGACGTTCACGATACCATCGGTTTGGACAGTGAAGGAAAATGATGCTCAGGACTCGCCGTTCCTCGAGCATAGCGAGGACAAGATTTTCAG tAGTTTGCACGAGCCGAGTCAGATGAACATAATTGAGGACGTGACTGAAAGTTGTCTGCTCGATTTGAATCTGGGTCCGTTCAACGAGACAACGACGCCAGCATCATCGACGCCCCATTATTTGATGTTGAATcagaaacaaaattcattcgagCACGACGAGAGTCTCGGTATATTGACGCCCGATCAGATGACGGACTTTACGTTGGGAACGTTGGGTTGCTCGAGGACACCGTCCTGCGAGAATATAACGGGGGGTTTGATCGGTTCCCGTTTGGGTTCGACTCGTGGATCGTCTTCGAGGCCATTGGAAACGGAAGTCGTGCTGACGTCACCGGAGAACGGTGAGCCGACCGAGGGCTCGAGCGAGAGGACGCCTTCGCCAGAGGAATTGCCACTCGACCCAAAACccattgaaaattcgacgaGGACAGTGCCCTCGAGTTTCGTCACGTCGGTCACGAGCATAACCAGTCTCGAAGCTGGTTATCAAGGTGACGGCGAGAATTCGCGACCGGCGAGTCGCGGCGGTGACCCACCACAAAACGTTCCAATGCCATCGAACCTGCCACCACCCTGTCGTCAAGATCCGATGACGGATTCCGATTTTTTTACCGAGAGCGACGCCGACGCTCATGAAGAAATTGTTCGCGGCGACCGCCGCGCTCAGGTCATCGATGGCACCCTCTTTTGCGCCCCCGGTGGACGGAGATGTCCCAGCTTCACTGGCGAAGAAATGGACTCTAGTGGCATTTACTCCGATCTCGAAAAACGTCAAGACGAAATGAACGTCGAACTTATCCCTAGCGAAGATCGAACACCCGATACTGTCGATACCGAAGTTTCACAGAGAAGCCAACCTTCGCCTGTCAAACCTGATGTTATTTTGAACTTTTTGCAG ACTCCAAAGCGAGATCTCGATGGATCCGGCGATTCGAACCTATCCAACGGGATAGCTGAGACGACCGTAATAGAGGTCGTGAACGAGACGGCGTGTCCAAAATCGGTGAACAAACAAGATCCAACGGccctaaaaaaatacaaaatgccCAAGAGAAACGTCGTTTCGAAGATCAAGGCGATGATCGAATCAGGAACGAAGGAGGAGAACGAGAAGGAGCAAAGAAGAATGGTCAGATCGCCGAGGAAGAATGGACGGTGGGACGCTGTTATGAGCAAAATCGAAGCTGGGAAAAATGAGCAACGGTCCAGACCCATGAGGAAAGAGGTCAAGTCTCGTGTTTTACAGAGTTTAGGACCATCGTCGTCCTCTTCCTCTTCGGCAACGACAGCATCGACGAGACGTTTACCCGGCGATgctaataacaataataatgccAATAACAAGGACAAGAG GAGAACGAGGACACGACAAGGACTGAAATCACCCAATCAGGAAACTGCACGAAGTTCCGTTCGGAGTTCCATGACTGATCTCAGCAGTGGTCCAAGCAAAGATGCCCCAA AGAGATCGCCGACAACAGGAAACCAGCCGAGACGAGTCGCCAACGGTCGTACGAGCACGAATAATCAGCAGCAAGCGCGCATCAATAATTGCGATCCGAAGAAGAGTTGTCCCGAAGTGTCGACTCTCAACCTTg ACAAGAGTCCGACACCGGTGAGGAAAACGGTATCGACAGGCCGAACCGGACCGGTCAATAGTCTCAATGCGAAGCTCCACAACACGAATGCAACGACAACGACCAAAGGTATGCAGAAGAAAGGCAGAACGATTTGTGTCCTCTATG ATCGCACAGCCAAGGAGAACAACGTCAATGCTAACAACATCATTAGAAATGCTCCCGTTCACGAAACTCGTCATCAATCTGCTCAAACCGATAACAGCTACGAGACCGTACGGGAAAAGAGAATTGAGGATACTATACAGGGACTCTCGATCACTGTCCAGTATCTTGCTCATGAG CTGGATGGATTTGCGGCGCCGAGACTGAGAAAATATTGCGAAAGCATGAAGAGCGAGTGGCTAACGGCACGTACCGAAGTCGAGGATTTGCGGACGAGCCAGGTGAATCTTGAAGAGCGGCTTATAGCCGAGAGAGAGGATCATCGACGAGCCCTTGAGGAACTTCGAGCAGAGC TTGAAGCGAGCCACGCCGAGCGCGTTGGTAATTTAGAAAGCGCTCTACACGAGGAAAAGACGAATTTTACGAAGCGTCTGGAATCGGCGCTCGCAGCGTTAACAGCAGAGCACGAGGCAACGATCGCACAATTGAAAAGGgatcacgaaattgaaataattcgaCGAGAGACCAAATCCCAGGAGGAATGTGTCGATCAGGAGAGCCCTATCGATTGGAACGACGATTTAGAAGCGGAGAAacacgaagaagaagaagaagaggaggaggaggaggaggaggaggaggaggaggatgaggaggaagagagagaagcgGAGGAAGAAGATGCGCACGATGAGGACGAagattcgtttgaaaaattgaacttaCGGGAACAATTACATCAAGTAAAGACTGCcctgaatataaaaaatcttgaaaatacgaaactgcAAACAGAGAACGAAGAGCTGAGAGATCggttggaagagaaaaagattcTTCGAGAGAAAATCGAGAGCCTTCAGTGGCAGGTGCGAAACACGGTGACAGAATCGCGTAAAGAGCACATGACGGAAATGGCGAAATTGAGAGCGGAATACGAGGCGGTTattgagaagagagaaaacgagagcgACCGAAAATCTTTCGTACATGATCAAGGAGCCGCCCTGAGGGCAGAGGTTTGGTCGTTGAGATCGGTCCTCGAGCTGAGGAGCCAAGAGAACGCGACGTTGAGGACGGAGAACGACAGTCTGAGGCGCGAAGTCGAGGGCAAAGAGGCACTCGAGCAAAGAGTCGAGTGTCTCGAAGCACGGTGTGAAGATTTAAAAGCACAGCTCGACAGCAAAGAAGCTTACGAGCGACAGATATcccacgaaaatgaaattctgctTGGATCGTTCCACGAAGTTTCGATGCACAATAAACATTTGTCCCAGAGAAACGAGGAATTGCAATGGCGCCtgaggcaaaaaaacgaagtgGTCAATGTTTTGGCCAATCAGTTGGCGACGCCACCACAAAGACTGTCAAGATCCTTGGGGCCTGAACACATGGACAATTCCTTGGACCGTAATCCGATCGAACAAACATTGAACGGTGACGAGGAACAACCCATGGCCAGTTCGATGGTTAAATTTATGGTTCAAAAGGGGGATTCGGTCTCGTGGACTCTGGAAATCGACGAATCATCTGACAGCTTGACCGGCGCGCCGACGCCAACCGGACCAACTGTTTCTCGACAAAATTCGTTGAGATCAGCGTCCAGGAAAAACGTCGATTTACGCACCAGGTCGAAGAGCGTCTCCATGTCCGAAAGCTCTCGTGATCAAGTCTGGAGCCCTGGCTATAACTCAACGCCAGTCTCGAGACGACGACCTCGCAGTGACCCAGCACAAACTGCCAGCGAAGTTGTCGTCGCTACCAACGTCAATGTTGATACCAGCTCTGGGCCAAGACCCCAAGAAGCCGGAGGTGAAGCCATGATTTCCGAGGAAACTTCGGCCACCAGCAGCGAAGATGAATCATCCACGAGCAGCGATATTCCTCGTTTGACTATGGACTTTCCATGGAGCAAGGATAATCAGTAA